From Candidatus Babeliales bacterium, one genomic window encodes:
- the infB gene encoding translation initiation factor IF-2 has translation MSMRVYEFAKQNNLTTKEVLDALSKGNFNIGSHMSVLAEKEMNYLNKIFKTNKGIVEKVDDVVVHKTVQETKKPITTPKVMQTAKTARVVIEPKKIEKAPFVVMPMTVDAFATAAEKSVVDVIMTLLKWGVVAAKNKVIEKDVVARLVTHYDIPVSTATSTQEVIDKGVIQSSEGESETRLPVVVVMGHVDHGKTTLLDFIRKTRVASREKGGITQHLGAYQAKTLQGDIVFIDTPGHEAFSRMRMRGVKVADIAILVVAADDGVMPQTIEAIKQAKKMEVPIIVAINKIDRVDQARVDVIKRSLAQYDLISEDWGGDVIMVPISAKNGIGIEQLLGMIILQSQLMELKADVTGSAKGYVLEACLEKGRGSVATILLQHGNLQVGDFFACGNTVGKVSSLVDSYGARIKSVGPSHPVRVAGFAELPEAGDFFQEVAEADYREAKANPTKQVSSFSQSLVTGDEVINLVIKVDTNSSKEALLESIAKIGKKIKSQFNIIRALVGDIGEGDISLAASTRSILFGLHIKAEPNALSLAQQEGVEIRLFDIIYKLLENLEALAMSKKKIAMKLVKTGEAVVRRVFDIKGQGVIAGCYVTDGTFSRKGSVVVWRGKQKIGGGVIKTLQRDKKVVKEVHTGFECAFLVENYSDWQENDRVECFIEQPDI, from the coding sequence ATGTCAATGCGTGTTTATGAGTTTGCAAAGCAAAATAATCTTACGACGAAAGAAGTGCTAGACGCTCTTTCTAAAGGTAACTTTAATATTGGAAGCCATATGTCAGTATTGGCAGAGAAAGAAATGAATTATCTCAATAAAATTTTTAAAACTAACAAAGGTATAGTTGAAAAAGTTGATGATGTTGTTGTACATAAAACAGTACAAGAGACAAAAAAACCTATTACAACTCCAAAAGTTATGCAAACAGCTAAAACAGCACGAGTGGTAATTGAACCAAAAAAAATTGAAAAAGCTCCATTTGTTGTAATGCCGATGACCGTTGATGCATTTGCTACCGCTGCTGAAAAATCGGTGGTAGATGTGATTATGACACTGCTTAAGTGGGGTGTTGTAGCAGCAAAAAATAAAGTGATTGAAAAGGATGTTGTTGCGCGACTTGTTACTCATTATGACATTCCGGTTAGCACAGCGACGTCTACGCAAGAAGTGATCGATAAAGGTGTCATTCAATCATCTGAGGGAGAGTCTGAAACAAGGCTTCCCGTTGTGGTTGTTATGGGGCACGTAGATCATGGTAAAACAACCTTGTTGGATTTTATTAGAAAAACCCGTGTTGCCTCCAGAGAAAAAGGTGGAATAACGCAGCATTTGGGCGCATATCAAGCAAAAACTCTACAGGGCGACATTGTTTTTATAGATACTCCAGGGCATGAAGCGTTTTCTCGTATGAGAATGCGTGGAGTTAAGGTTGCAGACATAGCCATTTTGGTCGTGGCGGCTGATGATGGTGTTATGCCTCAGACGATAGAGGCTATAAAGCAAGCCAAGAAAATGGAAGTGCCTATTATTGTTGCGATAAATAAAATTGACAGAGTTGATCAGGCGCGTGTTGATGTTATTAAGAGAAGTTTAGCGCAATATGATCTCATTTCAGAAGACTGGGGTGGCGATGTTATTATGGTGCCAATATCTGCAAAAAATGGTATTGGAATTGAACAGTTGCTGGGAATGATTATATTGCAATCGCAATTGATGGAATTGAAAGCAGATGTTACTGGGTCTGCAAAAGGGTATGTTTTAGAGGCTTGTTTGGAAAAAGGGCGCGGTTCTGTTGCAACAATTTTATTGCAACATGGAAACTTGCAAGTCGGAGACTTTTTTGCATGTGGCAATACCGTAGGAAAGGTAAGTTCATTAGTAGATTCTTACGGGGCTCGTATTAAATCTGTTGGTCCATCTCATCCAGTGCGTGTTGCAGGGTTTGCAGAACTGCCTGAAGCTGGAGACTTTTTTCAAGAAGTAGCTGAAGCTGATTATCGTGAAGCTAAAGCTAACCCTACTAAACAAGTGTCTTCTTTTTCTCAATCGCTTGTAACGGGTGATGAAGTAATTAATCTTGTTATAAAAGTTGATACCAATTCATCGAAAGAAGCTTTGTTGGAATCTATAGCAAAGATTGGTAAAAAAATAAAAAGCCAGTTCAATATCATACGGGCTTTAGTAGGTGATATTGGAGAAGGGGATATTTCTCTTGCAGCTTCTACTCGCTCTATTTTATTTGGATTGCATATAAAAGCAGAGCCAAATGCATTATCGCTCGCGCAACAAGAAGGCGTTGAGATTCGACTTTTTGATATTATTTATAAACTGCTTGAAAACCTCGAAGCCCTTGCTATGAGTAAGAAAAAAATAGCAATGAAGCTTGTGAAAACAGGTGAGGCTGTTGTGCGTCGCGTATTTGATATCAAAGGCCAAGGTGTTATCGCGGGATGCTATGTCACTGATGGAACATTCTCTCGCAAAGGTTCTGTAGTTGTTTGGCGCGGGAAGCAAAAAATTGGTGGGGGCGTTATTAAAACATTACAGCGCGATAAAAAAGTTGTTAAGGAAGTACATACAGGTTTTGAATGTGCTTTTTTAGTAGAAAATTATAGCGACTGGCAGGAAAACGATAGAGTTGAATGTTTTATTGAGCAGCCAGATATATAG
- a CDS encoding MraY family glycosyltransferase, which yields MAELHVVIEGFLIAFLCTFLLIPICRWLATLLGCIDTPDGKIKIHTSPIPHWGGCAIYFGFIIPFFLFVFHPFFVYLFAGLTALFLVGFVDDCIVLNPQQKFLGQFVAALLCFATLFHYKNFLFSGWYFLGYLLWVLTIINAFNLIDVMDGLAALQALCISTTFLMYALCSGLLAEAAILAIFIGTLSAFFTYNAPPASIYLGDAGALYIGGFLSFIPFLFDWGSGDLYQDFLLLPLFFVPLLELCGLIVIRTYKGIPCYRGSLDHFAIYFIKSGWSKWMVLAYVFIANIALGTIFFALVVNKLAVQYIMALYFGIVALWVLILYKAFYKKK from the coding sequence GTGGCAGAGTTACATGTAGTAATCGAAGGTTTTTTAATCGCATTTCTTTGTACCTTTCTGTTGATTCCTATCTGCAGGTGGTTGGCAACCTTATTAGGTTGTATTGATACACCAGATGGTAAAATAAAAATACATACCTCTCCAATACCACATTGGGGAGGGTGTGCAATATATTTTGGATTCATAATCCCTTTTTTTTTGTTCGTTTTTCATCCCTTTTTTGTGTATTTATTTGCAGGGCTAACCGCGTTGTTTTTAGTGGGATTTGTTGATGATTGCATAGTATTGAACCCACAACAAAAATTTTTAGGCCAGTTCGTTGCAGCGTTGCTTTGTTTTGCGACGCTTTTTCATTATAAAAACTTCTTGTTTTCTGGATGGTATTTTTTGGGTTATTTATTATGGGTGCTTACCATTATCAACGCCTTTAATCTTATTGATGTTATGGATGGGCTAGCTGCTCTCCAAGCTTTATGTATATCAACAACTTTTTTAATGTACGCTTTGTGTAGTGGCCTATTAGCCGAAGCTGCAATTCTGGCCATTTTTATTGGAACACTGAGTGCTTTTTTTACGTACAATGCTCCGCCAGCCTCTATTTATTTGGGTGATGCAGGGGCGTTGTATATTGGTGGATTTCTGTCATTCATCCCTTTTTTATTTGATTGGGGAAGCGGTGATTTGTATCAAGATTTTTTATTACTTCCTTTGTTTTTCGTTCCTTTGCTAGAGCTGTGCGGGTTGATTGTTATTCGAACCTATAAGGGGATCCCTTGTTATAGGGGTAGCTTGGATCACTTTGCTATCTATTTCATTAAGAGTGGATGGTCTAAATGGATGGTTTTAGCATATGTTTTTATAGCCAATATTGCTTTAGGGACTATTTTCTTTGCATTAGTCGTTAATAAGTTGGCAGTGCAATACATTATGGCTCTCTATTTTGGGATAGTAGCGTTATGGGTTCTTATTTTGTATAAAGCTTTTTATAAGAAAAAGTAA
- a CDS encoding clostripain-related cysteine peptidase, whose translation MYIKKNFSHYIFRTYALLPWYLLLYAVTNSVYAGQVKDWTFVVYVAGDNDLKSFAARNIKQMAEVGSNEHINIIVELHTTIAENKKISRRYYIVKNKIYLVNPDDANLPGKDSGDPNTLISCCEWAINEYPANHYALIIWNHGTGPLDPVNGRIINPTKLFSFNPTLDKLELNRDIGFMDFIEQQNFIERGVCWDDTTGNYLSNQKLERALKTVTANYLNGKFDIIGFDTCLMAGIEIANLARAYGDILIGSQEVELGTGWNYQEVLAPFDRSTLTPEQFARNIVMAYQNTYNTITNDYTQSAINLNQVQALESNINTVAALLISCLQKDKNDSMKNAINASRNKRACTHFDEPSYLDLHHLYTNLIANLKYVTLNTQTPDLLNSLRTELQQGCNLVNQVAFANVAGKNLRLAKGISIYFPEKRMHFSYPNTKFAQTNQWSNFLQYFLSLKN comes from the coding sequence ATGTATATAAAAAAGAACTTCTCTCATTATATATTTAGAACCTATGCCTTGCTTCCCTGGTATTTATTACTCTATGCTGTCACCAATAGTGTATATGCAGGACAAGTAAAAGATTGGACCTTTGTCGTCTATGTGGCGGGCGATAATGATTTAAAAAGTTTTGCAGCACGAAATATTAAACAAATGGCCGAAGTAGGATCCAATGAACATATAAATATCATTGTAGAACTGCATACCACCATTGCTGAGAATAAAAAAATATCACGAAGATATTACATTGTTAAAAACAAAATTTATCTCGTTAATCCTGATGATGCCAATTTACCCGGTAAAGATAGCGGCGATCCAAATACATTAATTTCTTGTTGTGAATGGGCAATAAATGAATATCCTGCAAATCACTATGCTCTTATCATCTGGAATCATGGAACAGGTCCACTTGATCCAGTAAATGGTCGCATCATCAATCCAACAAAACTATTTTCTTTTAATCCTACATTAGACAAGCTCGAACTTAACCGTGACATTGGATTTATGGATTTTATTGAACAACAAAACTTTATTGAACGCGGTGTTTGCTGGGACGACACAACGGGAAATTATCTCAGTAATCAAAAATTAGAGAGAGCCCTTAAAACAGTCACCGCTAATTACCTTAATGGCAAATTTGATATCATCGGATTTGATACATGCTTGATGGCAGGAATAGAAATTGCAAACCTAGCAAGAGCATATGGAGATATTCTCATTGGTTCACAAGAAGTTGAACTCGGAACAGGTTGGAATTATCAAGAAGTTCTTGCTCCATTTGACAGAAGCACACTCACCCCAGAACAATTTGCGCGCAACATCGTCATGGCATATCAAAACACCTATAACACGATCACTAATGACTATACACAATCAGCAATCAATCTCAATCAGGTACAAGCGTTAGAAAGCAACATTAACACAGTTGCTGCTTTATTAATTTCTTGTCTACAAAAAGACAAAAATGATTCCATGAAGAACGCAATTAACGCAAGTCGTAATAAACGCGCATGCACCCATTTTGACGAACCCAGTTACCTAGACTTACATCACCTATATACCAATCTTATAGCCAACCTGAAATACGTAACACTCAACACACAAACTCCTGATTTACTAAATTCTCTGCGTACCGAATTGCAACAAGGCTGTAATTTAGTAAATCAAGTTGCATTTGCTAATGTAGCCGGGAAAAACTTACGACTTGCTAAAGGTATCTCTATATATTTTCCTGAAAAAAGAATGCACTTTTCATACCCAAATACGAAATTTGCCCAAACAAATCAATGGTCAAACTTCTTGCAATATTTCTTATCCCTAAAAAACTAA
- a CDS encoding ComEC/Rec2 family competence protein, with protein MGIAAQYTQNHYIMLPLILCVTISAFISYADSSWSFKKIIPAIILCIGIYSCGGFLLQRQINQFQRFHTQINQRKIDITGTVSDIQYVNRQMVITIKNIATKQQNDSVNKWTSHQEKIQIYTNNKEDICVSDTIEVHDIYIKNAPNSSFSQYLIKEGIGTTLFIPKLQYTLKNTDRQSWQCLIHQKKESLYNSLRQKFSPHCFTMFSAIFLGKSNTDKKQHSTSIKAAFSIWGIMHYLARSGLHLVILVYLWLLLLNTIPISCNYKYLTLIIVNCIYCLLSWSSIPFYRALATVILYKINSLLRLQNNFLHLLAFICLCILLYNPIQLLFLDFQLSFGLTFALAYFSLIKTELLKKPLQTIASH; from the coding sequence GTGGGCATTGCAGCACAATACACACAAAATCATTACATCATGCTACCGCTCATCTTGTGCGTAACTATTTCTGCATTCATCTCTTACGCAGATTCTTCATGGAGTTTCAAAAAAATAATTCCCGCAATAATTCTGTGTATTGGCATTTACAGTTGCGGCGGATTCTTATTGCAACGACAAATCAATCAGTTTCAACGATTTCATACGCAGATCAATCAGCGAAAAATAGATATTACCGGAACTGTCTCTGATATCCAATACGTTAACAGACAGATGGTTATCACCATCAAAAACATTGCAACAAAGCAACAAAATGATTCAGTCAACAAATGGACCTCTCACCAAGAGAAAATCCAAATTTATACAAACAATAAAGAAGATATATGCGTTAGTGACACTATTGAAGTGCATGACATTTATATCAAAAACGCACCAAACTCTTCTTTCTCTCAATATCTGATCAAAGAGGGCATTGGAACTACATTATTCATACCAAAATTACAATACACCCTGAAAAATACAGATCGCCAGTCATGGCAATGTTTAATACATCAAAAAAAAGAATCGCTGTATAACTCGTTAAGACAGAAATTTTCTCCACATTGCTTTACCATGTTCAGTGCAATCTTTTTAGGAAAAAGCAACACTGATAAAAAGCAACATTCCACATCAATCAAAGCAGCATTCTCTATCTGGGGAATCATGCATTATCTCGCACGATCGGGGTTGCATTTAGTGATTTTGGTATATCTATGGCTGTTGCTTTTAAACACAATTCCCATATCTTGCAACTATAAATATCTGACTCTCATTATCGTCAACTGCATCTATTGTTTGCTTAGTTGGTCTAGCATTCCATTTTATAGGGCTCTTGCAACAGTTATTTTATATAAGATAAACAGTTTGTTGCGATTACAAAATAACTTTCTTCATCTGTTAGCGTTTATCTGCTTGTGTATCTTATTATATAACCCTATACAGCTCCTCTTTCTCGATTTTCAACTTAGTTTTGGATTAACATTTGCACTCGCATATTTTTCACTCATCAAAACAGAACTCCTGAAAAAACCTCTGCAAACTATTGCAAGCCATTAA
- the uvrB gene encoding excinuclease ABC subunit UvrB: protein MEKKPLFKLHSPYLPAGSQPEAIKQLVEGRPGQSTLLGVTGSGKTFTIANVIAQQDKPVLVLSPNKTLAAQLYEEFSLFFPENKVCYFVSYYDYYQPESYLPAQDIYIPKETKVNSEIDRLRVEAAASLVNRQDTIVIASVSCIYSLGNPADYKNLALSLKVNQTISRAELIHKLIYIQYKRNDIEKMSGTFSVTGNTITVLLPYQKDALRIELFGNEISTLQWISKQNNQVMHELDNTVIFPAKHFVTPKHRMDAAIQSIEQELAQWAPQLKNPIYRERIEKRVAHDVEMLREVGYCSGIENYSVHFDGRISGQKPYTLFDFFGNDFLTVVDESHIALPQLRGMYAGDRARKKALIEFGFRLPSAYDNRPLQFDEIEQYFKDAVFISATPAEYELTHSDQIVEQIIRPTGLVDPIIEIHPRPGQIDHLISEINQTTEKGFRTLITVLTKKLAEELARYLQEQKIKVCYLHSDLKTPERTELLQKLRLGVFDCLVGVNLLREGLDLPEVALVAIMDADIESFLRDKRSLIQTIGRAARNTESKVIFYADSITGSMRAAIDETSRRRTLQQDFNKEHGITPKTVLREVTKSIANIQKAIAAASAGKKKKKEETATQLPTLQEIIAIEQKMHEAAARFDFEQAIELRDQLNKMKRLLQ, encoded by the coding sequence ATGGAAAAAAAACCTTTATTTAAATTACATTCCCCCTATCTCCCAGCAGGCAGCCAGCCAGAAGCGATCAAACAACTCGTTGAAGGAAGACCTGGACAATCAACTCTTTTGGGCGTTACCGGCTCTGGAAAAACCTTTACTATTGCCAATGTTATCGCGCAACAAGATAAGCCCGTATTGGTGCTCTCACCTAATAAAACCTTGGCTGCACAGCTCTATGAGGAATTTTCTCTCTTTTTTCCTGAAAATAAAGTCTGCTATTTTGTCAGTTATTATGATTATTATCAGCCAGAATCATACCTGCCGGCACAAGATATTTATATACCCAAAGAAACCAAAGTTAATAGTGAAATTGATCGCTTACGTGTAGAGGCAGCCGCATCATTGGTTAATAGACAAGACACCATCGTAATTGCATCAGTTTCTTGTATTTACTCGTTAGGTAATCCCGCTGACTATAAAAACCTCGCGTTATCGTTAAAGGTCAATCAAACCATATCGCGCGCAGAACTCATTCATAAACTGATTTACATTCAATACAAGCGTAATGATATAGAAAAAATGTCAGGTACTTTCTCTGTAACGGGTAATACCATTACTGTACTACTGCCATACCAAAAAGATGCGCTACGCATCGAACTATTTGGCAACGAAATCAGCACGCTTCAATGGATCAGTAAACAAAACAACCAAGTGATGCATGAGTTGGATAACACAGTCATATTTCCTGCTAAACATTTTGTGACCCCTAAGCATCGCATGGATGCTGCCATTCAAAGCATCGAACAAGAGCTTGCGCAATGGGCGCCACAACTTAAAAATCCTATTTACCGTGAGCGCATAGAAAAACGAGTTGCTCATGACGTTGAAATGCTTCGTGAAGTGGGATACTGCTCTGGAATTGAAAATTACTCTGTCCATTTTGATGGGCGCATCTCTGGGCAAAAGCCATACACGCTTTTTGATTTCTTTGGTAACGATTTTTTAACCGTTGTCGATGAATCCCATATTGCACTCCCTCAGCTGCGCGGCATGTACGCGGGAGACAGAGCACGTAAAAAAGCATTAATTGAATTTGGCTTCCGACTGCCTTCTGCCTATGACAACCGCCCACTACAATTTGACGAAATTGAACAGTATTTTAAAGATGCGGTATTTATATCGGCTACACCAGCAGAATATGAATTAACTCATTCAGACCAGATTGTTGAACAAATTATTCGTCCAACGGGACTCGTTGACCCAATTATCGAAATCCATCCACGTCCTGGACAAATCGATCATCTCATTTCTGAAATTAATCAAACAACCGAAAAAGGTTTCCGTACCTTAATAACTGTACTTACCAAAAAGCTTGCTGAAGAACTCGCGCGCTATCTGCAAGAACAAAAAATTAAAGTCTGCTATCTACATAGCGATCTAAAAACGCCTGAGCGCACGGAATTGCTCCAAAAATTACGCCTAGGGGTCTTTGATTGTTTGGTTGGAGTCAATCTACTCCGAGAGGGACTTGATCTTCCTGAAGTTGCCCTGGTTGCGATTATGGATGCAGATATAGAAAGTTTCTTACGCGACAAACGATCATTAATTCAAACTATCGGTCGAGCCGCTCGTAATACCGAATCAAAAGTCATATTTTACGCCGATTCCATTACTGGATCGATGCGCGCTGCGATAGATGAAACCAGCAGACGACGTACCTTGCAGCAAGATTTCAACAAAGAACATGGCATTACTCCAAAAACAGTCCTGCGCGAGGTTACCAAAAGCATTGCTAACATCCAAAAGGCAATTGCTGCTGCTTCGGCAGGTAAAAAGAAAAAGAAAGAAGAGACGGCAACCCAGCTACCTACCTTGCAAGAGATCATTGCAATCGAACAAAAGATGCATGAGGCCGCTGCTCGCTTTGATTTCGAACAGGCTATAGAGCTGCGAGACCAACTCAATAAAATGAAGCGCTTGCTGCAGTAG
- a CDS encoding ankyrin repeat domain-containing protein: MKLSIKNHIILATFVVLGAGLPVHAIHRSSIPRSFAATSNFIRIAGYGESIKERWRKELAKHKETIIKKMLENEERYKDTHFVFYHAQQTENRIIAEFLRHLYEFIHHEPLRSDFEFLRSWQNGSDYPDINSYLDSFGIPNPFTLGLGCLNDNSPDIRAVLLSVNPVLFGNFNWAGECTWHYFLYNQSIANFIRTSLENIFTRYGFQQNFIDDFFKIHNQFPCQTGDIIQIFIPKDEVDDHTYISQAWGAPQSEHILNSDRQPIEDGYDTERKRYIKSKPILDIIQNNTQLLEDSKAIQLRLFFSNNGPLLNPDRGAKMFRFTTLNPNQLKNYKHLIKKISKKIFKTDSYIRTVQDTINRYIFNPTDNFRVLTDQEQDTVTQTIETLTAPNNIFEAIEHPNALEEIKKMFNNTPIPDKHASGWTPLMHAVEHHKLDVIEFLIKQKVDLNSQDGTGNTALMHAINYDALDIVKILITAEADMYIKNNDNQAALEFARASDSTEIVSYLEAVLGYRNLSTQAETILRAYHI; the protein is encoded by the coding sequence GTGAAATTATCTATAAAAAATCATATAATATTAGCTACTTTCGTTGTTTTGGGCGCCGGGCTACCTGTGCATGCCATACATCGATCATCCATACCACGAAGCTTCGCTGCCACTTCAAATTTCATTCGTATTGCTGGTTACGGCGAATCAATAAAAGAAAGATGGCGTAAAGAACTGGCTAAACATAAAGAAACTATCATAAAAAAGATGCTCGAAAACGAAGAGCGATATAAGGATACTCACTTTGTTTTTTACCACGCGCAACAAACTGAAAATCGGATTATTGCTGAATTTTTAAGACACTTATATGAATTCATACACCATGAACCACTACGCTCTGACTTTGAATTTCTCCGTTCTTGGCAAAATGGTTCTGATTATCCAGATATTAATAGCTATTTAGATAGTTTTGGCATTCCTAACCCGTTTACATTAGGCCTTGGCTGCCTGAATGATAACAGTCCAGACATTCGAGCAGTACTTTTATCCGTGAATCCAGTACTATTTGGTAACTTTAATTGGGCCGGAGAATGTACCTGGCATTATTTTTTATATAACCAAAGTATCGCAAATTTCATTCGCACTTCTTTAGAAAATATTTTTACCAGGTATGGGTTTCAACAAAACTTTATAGATGATTTTTTTAAGATACATAATCAGTTCCCTTGTCAAACTGGTGACATCATACAGATCTTTATACCAAAAGATGAGGTTGATGATCATACCTATATTTCGCAAGCATGGGGTGCGCCGCAGAGCGAACATATACTCAATAGTGATCGCCAGCCCATTGAAGATGGATATGACACAGAACGCAAACGATATATAAAAAGCAAACCGATTCTCGATATCATTCAAAACAACACACAGCTCCTTGAAGATTCAAAAGCGATACAGCTACGACTTTTTTTCTCAAACAACGGGCCGTTGTTAAATCCTGATAGGGGAGCAAAAATGTTTCGATTTACAACGCTTAATCCAAATCAATTGAAAAATTACAAACATCTGATTAAAAAAATCTCAAAAAAAATATTTAAAACTGATTCCTATATACGTACAGTTCAAGATACTATTAATAGATACATCTTTAATCCAACTGATAACTTCAGAGTTCTGACAGATCAAGAGCAGGATACTGTCACACAAACGATTGAAACTCTAACTGCGCCAAATAATATATTTGAGGCAATTGAACATCCTAACGCTCTTGAAGAAATCAAAAAAATGTTTAACAACACGCCCATCCCTGATAAGCATGCAAGTGGCTGGACTCCTTTAATGCATGCAGTTGAACACCATAAGCTTGACGTTATAGAATTTTTAATAAAACAAAAAGTAGACTTAAACTCTCAAGATGGCACCGGCAATACCGCTTTAATGCATGCAATTAATTATGATGCATTGGATATTGTAAAAATATTAATAACAGCAGAAGCAGACATGTACATTAAAAATAATGATAATCAAGCGGCCTTAGAATTCGCTCGTGCTTCTGACAGTACGGAGATCGTTAGCTATTTAGAGGCGGTACTAGGGTATAGAAATTTATCCACACAAGCGGAAACAATCCTGAGAGCTTATCATATATAA
- the nusA gene encoding transcription termination factor NusA, translating to MKLSLVIDQLIEERGLSRDILSAIICEGMLAAYSKKYPDLTFKVEHDPKTDDVVVLIQKVVVAASGDDEAEISIRKARAFNKDLATGDVVWVPFEGSIGRVDVLRAKQVIAGKIRQIESSAVYNEFKDKEGTIVYGVVHKCERFGTVVILQDTNAFLPKSLSISTDRCVVGHTIRALLKDVLPEPKNESQLILDRVSDSFLQKLFELEIPEVFEKLVEIKNIVRAPGYKSKIVVLSNDSNIDPVGTCVGVGGVRIKPILKELGGEKIDVIAWSDNIETLIKNALKPAQVNKVKVMDNNEAHVWLDDDQRSLAIGKMGQNISLASRLVGMNIVLIKSDNPSLVSFDLDSIDDVNDNDDLD from the coding sequence GTGAAACTTTCTTTAGTTATCGATCAACTCATTGAGGAACGAGGCCTTAGCCGCGATATATTGAGTGCCATTATTTGTGAAGGCATGCTTGCTGCTTATAGCAAAAAGTATCCGGATCTTACTTTTAAAGTAGAACACGACCCTAAAACTGATGATGTAGTTGTTTTGATTCAAAAAGTTGTTGTTGCAGCGTCTGGCGATGACGAAGCTGAAATTAGCATACGAAAGGCGCGGGCTTTTAACAAAGATCTGGCAACAGGAGATGTTGTTTGGGTTCCGTTTGAAGGCAGCATCGGTAGAGTTGATGTGTTGCGCGCTAAGCAAGTTATCGCGGGTAAGATTAGGCAGATTGAGTCCAGTGCTGTTTATAATGAGTTTAAAGATAAAGAAGGCACCATTGTGTATGGTGTCGTTCATAAGTGTGAACGTTTTGGCACAGTTGTTATATTACAAGATACTAATGCTTTTTTACCTAAATCTTTGTCTATTTCAACAGATCGCTGTGTGGTTGGACATACAATTCGAGCGCTGCTTAAAGATGTTTTGCCTGAGCCGAAAAACGAAAGTCAGCTGATTTTAGATAGGGTTTCGGATTCGTTTTTGCAGAAATTATTTGAACTCGAGATTCCAGAAGTATTTGAAAAGCTTGTTGAAATTAAAAACATCGTTCGCGCTCCTGGATATAAATCAAAAATTGTTGTCCTTTCAAACGACTCTAACATTGATCCTGTTGGTACTTGCGTAGGTGTTGGTGGTGTGCGTATCAAGCCTATCTTAAAAGAGTTGGGTGGAGAAAAAATAGATGTTATCGCATGGAGCGATAATATAGAAACTCTTATTAAAAACGCATTAAAGCCTGCTCAAGTAAATAAAGTTAAAGTTATGGATAACAACGAAGCACATGTTTGGCTTGATGATGATCAGCGTTCGTTAGCTATCGGTAAAATGGGACAAAACATTTCACTTGCATCTCGATTGGTTGGTATGAATATTGTTCTTATCAAAAGTGATAATCCTTCATTGGTTAGTTTTGATTTAGATTCAATTGACGATGTAAATGATAATGATGATCTAGATTAG